One genomic region from Lynx canadensis isolate LIC74 chromosome E1, mLynCan4.pri.v2, whole genome shotgun sequence encodes:
- the SERPINF1 gene encoding pigment epithelium-derived factor, protein MQALMLLLWAGALLGPGSCQDNAGSLEDSPAPDTTGVPVEEEDPFFKVPVNKLAAAISNFGYDLYRVRSSLSPTANVLLSPLSVATALSALSLGAEQRTESTIHRALYYDLISNPDIHGTYKELLAAVTAPQKNFKSASRIIFERKLRIKSSFVAPLEKSYGTRPRILTGNSRLDLQEVNNWVQAQMKGKIARSTREIPSEISILLLGVAYFKGQWVTKFDPRKTSLEDFHLDEERTVRVPMMSDPKATLRYGLDSDLSCKIAQLPLTGSMSIIFFLPLKVTQNLTMIEESLTSEFIHDIDRELKTIQAVLTIPKLKLSYEGEVTKSLQEMKLQSLFDSPDFSKITGKPIKLTQVEHRGGFEWNEDGASTAPSAGLQPARLTFPLDYHLNQPFIFVLRDTDTGALLFIGKILDPRGI, encoded by the exons ATGCAGGCCCTCATGCTACTCCTCTGGGCTGGAGCCCTCCTCGGGCCAGGCAGCTGCCAGGACAACGCGGGCAGCCTGGAG GACTCCCCAGCTCCTGACACCACAGGGGTGCCGGTGGAGGAGGAGGACCCCTTCTTCAAGGTACCCGTGAACAAGCTGGCAGCAGCCATCTCCAATTTCGGCTATGATCTGTACCGCGTGAGGTCCAGCCTGAGCCCTACTGCCAATGTGCTGCTGTCTCCACTCAGCGTGGccactgctctctctgccctctcactGG GAGCAGAACAGAGGACAGAATCCACCATTCACCGGGCTCTCTACTATGATCTGATCAGCAACCCGGACATCCACGGCACCTATAAGGAGCTCCTTGCTGCCGTCACTGCCCCCCAGAAGAACTTCAAGAGTGCTTCCCGGATCATCTTTGAGAGGA AGCTGCGGATAAAATCCAGCTTTGTCGCGCCACTGGAAAAGTCCTACGGCACCAGGCCCAGAATCCTGACCGGCAACTCTCGCTTGGACCTTCAGGAGGTTAACAACTGGGTGCAGGCCCAGATGAAAGGGAAAATTGCTAGGTCCACACGGGAGATACCCAGTGAAATCAGCATTCTCCTTCTCGGTGTGGCTTACTTCAAGG GGCAGTGGGTAACAAAGTTTGACCCCAGAAAGACTTCCCTTGAAGATTTCCATTTGGATGAGGAGAGGACCGTGAGAGTCCCCATGATGTCAGACCCTAAGGCCACTTTACGCTACGGCTTGGACTCTGATCTCAGTTGCAAG ATTGCCCAGCTGCCCTTGACCGGCAGCATGAGCATCATCTTTTTCCTGCCTCTGAAAGTAACCCAGAACCTGACCATGATAGAAGAGAGCCTCACCTCCGAATTCATTCATGACATAGACCGAGAGCTGAAGACTATTCAAGCCGTCCTGACCATCCCCAAGCTGAAGCTGAGTTATGAAGGCGAAGTCACTAAGTCCCTGCAGGAGATGA AACTACAATCCTTGTTTGATTCGCCAGACTTTAGCAAGATCACAGGCAAACCTATTAAACTTACTCAAGTGGAACATCGAGGTGGCTTCGAGTGGAATGAGGATGGGGCCAGCACTGCCCCCAGCGCAGGGCTCCAGCCTGCCCGCCTCACCTTTCCCCTGGACTATCACCTTAACCAACCTTTCATTTTCGtactgagagacacagacacaggggcCCTTCTCTTCATAGGCAAAATTCTGGACCCCAGGGGTATTTAA